The Rhododendron vialii isolate Sample 1 chromosome 5a, ASM3025357v1 genome contains a region encoding:
- the LOC131325506 gene encoding probable receptor-like protein kinase At1g11050: MKSVSLILSLFSLSLLSLTSSASTNTSTTATTCPMDLGYVQRIPWLTSACKTNSNNISNCCQTLLSVFGIGLSQHLKETSLFQLPDLPSSVSCLSDFQSKLDSLSLPSNLTSLCFDPLQFVITPNICASIESISDWLNHLGPITPLNSACRSDLTDLTSCDACLFAAFQVQTDLIRIDGNTSHSRDCFYFAVLYAAGIVNEYGPESSRAISCILGLTIASQSKSSKAHSALMFGLTGAGVAVLFMSVLICLYFWWNKRRRKESDRFDWGDIEELGSRPRNPRPNTGSIWFKIDELVKATDNFSQKNFIGRGGFGMVYKGNLPDGTVVAVKRVIESDFQGNEEFCNEVEIISNLKHRNLVPLRGCCVTGEDGENHEERESQRYLVYDYMSNGNVDDYLFCCKNETRIGKQPLTWPQRKSIILDVAKGLAYLHYGVKPAIYHRDIKGTNILLDADMRARVADFGLAKQSREGQSHLTTRVAGTHGYLAPEYALYGQLTEKSDVYSFGVVVLEIMCGRKALDLSSLGSPHAFLITDWAWSLVKAGKIEEVLDASLLGDGDSANSNPKAIMERFVLVGILCAHVMVALRPTILDALKMLDGDIEVPAVPDRPTPLGHPSFLGNGNTFSISPALSGPKLLTGDMQR, from the exons ATGAAAAGTGTTTCCctaatcctctctctcttctccctctctctcctctccctcacaTCCTCAGCATCCACCAACACATCCACCACCGCAACCACATGCCCAATGGACCTGGGCTACGTCCAACGGATCCCCTGGCTCACCTCCGCCTGCAAAACCAACTCCAACAACATCTCCAACTGCTGCCAAACCCTACTCTCCGTCTTCGGCATCGGCCTCTCCCAACACCTCAAAGAAACCTCCCTTTTCCAGCTCCCGGATTTGCCCTCGTCCGTCTCTTGCCTCTCCGATTTCCAATCCAAGCTCGATTCCCTCTCTTTGCCCTCCAATTTGACCTCCCTCTGCTTCGACCCTCTTCAGTTCGTCATTACGCCCAACATCTGTGCTTCCATCGAGTCCATCTCCGATTGGCTCAACCACCTCGGACCCATCACGCCGCTCAACTCCGCCTGCCGATCCGACCTCACCGATTTGACCTCTTGCGACGCCTGCCTCTTCGCCGCCTtccag GTCCAGACCGATCTCATCCGAATCGATGGTAACACATCTCACTCCAGAGATTGTTTCTACTTCGCAGTATTATATGCTGCTGGAATTGTAAATGAGTATGGGCCAGAAAGTTCTAGAGCGATTTCTTGCATTTTGGGCCTTACGATTGCTTCCCAGTCTAAGTCAAGCAAGGCACATTCTGCTCTAATGTTCGGACTCACTGGAGCCGGTGTTGCCGTTTTGTTCATGTCTGTTTTGATATGTCTGTACTTTTGGTGGAATAAGAGAcggaggaaggagagtgataggTTTGACTGGGGAGATATTGAGGAATTGGGGTCAAGACCGCGGAATCCTCGGCCGAATACAGGGTCAATATGGTTCAAGATTGATGAACTTGTGAAGGCAACTGATAATTTTTCGCAGAAGAATTTCATTGGGCGAGGTGGGTTTGGGATGGTATACAAGGGGAATTTACCAGATGGGACTGTGGTTGCCGTTAAGAGGGTGATAGAATCTGATTTTCAGGGCAATGAGGAGTTCTGTAATGAAGTTGAGATCATTAGCAATTTGAAGCACAGGAATTTGGTTCCACTTAGAGGGTGTTGTGTGACTGGTGAAGATGGTGAAAAtcatgaagagagagaaagtcagAGGTACCTTGTTTATGACTACATGTCGAATGGAAATGTAGATGACTATTTGTTTTGTTGTAAGAATGAAACTCGAATTGGGAAGCAACCATTGACATGGCCTCAGAGGAAGAGCATAATTTTGGATGTGGCAAAGGGGCTAGCGTATCTTCACTATGGGGTGAAACCTGCCATATATCATAGAGATATCAAGGGCACAAATATACTTTTGGATGCGGATATGAGGGCTAGGGTTGCAGATTTTGGGTTGGCAAAGCAAAGTAGAGAAGGGCAGTCTCATCTCACCACTAGAGTGGCTGGTACACACGGATACTTAGCCCCAGAATATGCGCTTTACGGTCAGTTGACTGAAAAGAGTGATGTTTATAGCTTTGGGGTGGTGGTTTTGGAGATCATGTGCGGAAGAAAAGCTCTTGATCTGTCTTCCTTAGGATCGCCACATGCATTTCTAATTACGGATTGGGCTTGGTCTTTAGTGAAGGCGGGAAAGATTGAAGAGGTATTAGATGCTTCTTTGTTGGGTGATGGGGATTCGGCCAATTCGAATCCAAAGGCTATAATGGAGAGATTTGTCCTTGTTGGAATTTTGTGTGCTCATGTGATGGTGGCTTTACGGCCAACCATTTTGGATGCATTGAAAATGTTGGACGGAGATATCGAGGTTCCTGCGGTTCCCGATAGACCGACGCCACTTGGGCATCCTTCGTTTCTTGGGAATGGGAATACCTTTAGCATATCACCGGCATTGAGTGGGCCGAAATTGCTTACCGGAGACATGCAAAGGTAA
- the LOC131325508 gene encoding ankyrin repeat domain-containing protein 2B-like: MDSNSQKDAPKSGNSGEKVDTTDSKSVKSETSSEAGFAANPANPFDFSAMSGLLNDPSIKELAEQIAKDPSFNQMAEQLQKTFHGAGAAEDAIPQFDTQQYYSTMQQVMQNPQFMTMAERLGNALMQDPSMSSMLENLTNPSHKDQLEERMARVKEDPTLKPILEEIESGGPAAMMRYWNDKDVLQKLGEAMGHAVGGEAATSTDMSGPDETDEAGNEDESIVHQTASVGDAEGLTKALASGADKNEEDSEGRTALHFACGYGEVKCAQILLEAGVMVDALDKNKNTALHYAAGYGRKECVALLLDHGAAVTLQNLDSKTPIDVARLNGQHEVLKLLEKDAFV; this comes from the exons ATGGATTCTAATTCGCAAAAGGATGCTCCGAAGTCTGGCAATTCCG GTGAAAAGGTTGATACGACAGATAGCAAAAGTGTGAAATCTGAAACATCTTCCGAAGCTGGGTTTGCTGCGAATCCTGCGAATCCTTTTGATTTCTCGGCTATGTCTGGCCTGCTCAAT GACCCTAGCATTAAAGAGTTGGCTGAACAAATAGCAAAAGATCCTTCGTTTAACCAGATGGCAGAGCAGCTCCAAAAGACGTTCCATGGTGCAGGAGCAGCAGAGGATGCTATCCCTCAGTTTGATACACAACAATACTATTCAACCATGCAACAGGTTATGCAAAATCCACAATTTATGACGATGGCTGAGCGTCTTGGTAATGCACTGATGCAG GATCCATCCATGTCTAGCATGCTTGAGAACCTGACAAATCCTTCACACAAAGACCAGCTAGAAGAACGAATGGCCCGTGTCAAGGAGGATCCAACCTTGAAACCAATTTTAGAGGAGATTGAGTCAGGAGGTCCAGCTGCAATGATGAG GTACTGGAATGATAAAGACGTTCTACAGAAGTTGGGTGAAGCAATGGGTCATGCAGTTGGTGGTGAAGCTGCTACCTCTACTGATATGTCTGGGCCAGATGAAACAGATGAGGCTGGAAATGAGGATGAATCCATTGTTCATCAGACTGCTAGTGTTGGTGATGCGGAG GGCTTGACCAAGGCACTGGCCTCTGGTGCTGATAAAAATGAAGAGGATTCAGAGGGAAGGACAGCGCTGCATTTTGCATGTGGCTATGGTGAG GTAAAGTGTGCTCAAATCCTTCTTGAGGCCGGGGTGATGGTGGATGCTTTGGATAAGAATAAGAACACTGCTCTCCATTATGCTGCCGGTTATGGCAGGAAGGAGTGTGTAGCCCTACTGCTGGACCATGGCGCCGCTGT CACACTTCAGAATTTGGACAGCAAAACTCCCATTGATGTCGCCAGGCTGAACGGCCAGCATGAAGTACTGAAGCTGCTGGAGAAAGACGCTTTTGTTTGA
- the LOC131325507 gene encoding glycine-rich cell wall structural protein-like: MLEHGGYQAYGHGGHGWEHHSRGGFRPHGRGGFHPYGRGGGHPGHGWGLHVPPHSRGWPQVPFVRPHGHMAQGCGADIHGGHLVPPHGYISEDWGPHMFHERCIHGADGGEDHNHGADGGRGGCHGRGGRGYGSRGRGGSVPRGRGGEGHEHDLGVFISEDLGPHMFPERCIHGADGGEDDHNHGATHSGGRGGCRGRGGHRGGRHHWHGGRGGEGHEHDLDVLIVGHIPDITSTSA; the protein is encoded by the exons ATGTTAGAGCACGGAGGCTATCAAGCATACGGTCACGGTGGTCATGGCTGGGAACACCACAGCCGCGGTGGCTTTCGCCCACATGGCCGCGGTGGATTTCACCCATATGGTCGCGGTGGAGGACACCCCGGTCACGGATGGGGACTTCATGTTCCTCCCCACAGCCGCGGCTGGCCGCAAGTACCCTTTGTCCGTCCACATGGTCACATGGCTCAAGGTTGTGGGGCCGACATTCACGGCGGGCACCTAGTCCCTCCGCACGGTTACATTTCTGAGGATTGGGGCCCCCACATGTTCCACGAAAGATGCATACATGGCGCTGACGGCGGAGAAGATCATAACCATGGCGCCGATGGCGGTCGTGGGGGTTGTCATGGCAGGGGCGGTCGTGGTTACGGCAGTCGAGGCAGGGGCGGTAGTGTTCCCCGTGGTCGTGGAGGTGAGGGACATGAACATGATCTTGGTGTGTTCATTTCTGAAGATTTGGGCCCCCACATGTTCCCTGAACGATGCATACATGGTGCTGATGGCGGAGAAGATGATCATAACCATGGCGCGACACATAGTGGCGGCCGTGGGGGTT GTCGTGGCAGGGGCGGCCATCGTGGCGGAAGGCACCATTGGCATGGAGGTCGTGGGGGTGAGGGACACGAACATGATCTTGATGTGCTCATTGTCGGGCACATCCCCGATATCACCTCGACTTCTGCATAA